A stretch of Nonomuraea africana DNA encodes these proteins:
- a CDS encoding TetR/AcrR family transcriptional regulator, producing the protein MRRRGYASGEARRERILAIALQEFAENGYRGASLARIAERSELSQAGLLHHFTSKGRLLVAVLEYRDEVDARRFDLESMTGVAALRTLADVVDYNARVPGLVQLFSVISGEAVTADHPGHAWARARYRRLRQAVAGALRRGAAAGEFRADLDAEAHADRLIAMMDGLQTQWLIDQDHVDMAAIFRGYVDDLITTLRP; encoded by the coding sequence GTGCGTCGAAGGGGATATGCGTCGGGAGAAGCGAGACGGGAGCGGATCCTCGCCATCGCCCTTCAGGAGTTCGCCGAGAACGGCTATCGAGGGGCCTCCCTCGCCAGGATCGCCGAGCGGTCCGAGCTGTCCCAGGCCGGGCTGCTCCACCACTTCACGAGCAAGGGGCGCCTGCTCGTCGCCGTCCTCGAGTATCGCGACGAGGTCGACGCGCGCAGGTTCGACCTCGAGTCGATGACCGGCGTGGCCGCGCTGCGCACGCTGGCCGACGTGGTCGACTACAACGCCCGGGTGCCCGGTCTCGTGCAGCTCTTCTCGGTGATCAGCGGCGAGGCGGTCACGGCCGACCACCCGGGGCACGCGTGGGCGCGCGCCCGCTACCGGCGGCTACGGCAGGCGGTGGCGGGCGCGCTCCGGCGGGGCGCCGCCGCCGGAGAGTTCCGCGCCGACCTCGACGCCGAGGCGCACGCCGACCGGCTGATCGCGATGATGGACGGCCTGCAGACCCAGTGGCTGATCGACCAGGACCACGTCGACATGGCCGCCATCTTCAGGGGCTACGTCGACGACCTGATCACCACCCTCCGCCCGTAA
- a CDS encoding DUF998 domain-containing protein, producing the protein MHGPARAGLAAVAVGAGVIAALDLAYLGEINPLRRTISEHGLGDQGWIFGLGVALLAVGSLAIGVSLLRRRLAGIVGAIALAGWSLGLLVVAWFPKHDWSVGPSLSGSIHRVGSLVAFLSLPLAALLIARTWRRHPRAALAAFLLGVASVLWVAGIATMVWIGESSGLAWWQVMPLGLVERGLAVTEVGALVALGLWGASRITTETPERTTARPTPVTAGRPTPRTASADR; encoded by the coding sequence ATGCACGGACCCGCACGGGCAGGACTGGCCGCCGTGGCGGTGGGCGCGGGCGTCATCGCCGCGCTGGACCTCGCCTACCTGGGGGAGATCAACCCGCTCCGCCGTACGATCAGCGAGCACGGGCTCGGCGACCAGGGCTGGATCTTCGGGTTGGGAGTGGCGCTCCTGGCCGTCGGATCGCTGGCGATCGGGGTGTCGCTGCTGCGCAGGCGGCTGGCCGGGATCGTGGGCGCGATCGCGCTGGCGGGCTGGAGTCTGGGCCTGCTGGTGGTGGCGTGGTTTCCCAAGCACGACTGGTCGGTGGGGCCGAGCCTGAGCGGCAGTATCCACCGGGTGGGGAGCCTGGTCGCGTTCCTGTCGCTGCCGCTGGCGGCGCTGCTGATCGCCAGGACGTGGCGGCGGCATCCACGCGCGGCGCTGGCGGCCTTCTTGCTGGGGGTGGCTTCGGTGCTGTGGGTGGCGGGCATCGCGACCATGGTGTGGATCGGCGAGAGCTCGGGGCTGGCATGGTGGCAGGTGATGCCGCTCGGGCTGGTCGAGCGCGGGTTGGCGGTCACCGAGGTGGGCGCGCTGGTCGCACTCGGCCTCTGGGGAGCCTCCCGGATCACCACCGAAACCCCGGAGCGGACGACAGCCCGCCCGACCCCGGTAACAGCCGGCCGCCCGACCCCGAGAACGGCCTCCGCCGACCGGTGA
- a CDS encoding TIM barrel protein, with amino-acid sequence MRIAGAPISWGVCEVPGWGHQLDRERVLSEMRSLGLTATELGPDGFLPHSPARRKALLDEYGLRAVGGFVPVVLHEPRHDPLPGVRARMRDFAEGDVEVLVLAADSGADGYDRRPRLDAAGWKTLLDNLKRITTAAKGLGPQITLHPHVGTMVETREEVERVLDGSAVPLCLDTGHLLIGGTDPLELVRRDPGRVRHVHLKDVDQNLAAKVRDGSLTYTEAVRQGVYRPLGQGDVDIAGIVTILGQSGYSGWYVMEQDTVLTSAEGDTVQDVRQSVAFLEGLA; translated from the coding sequence ATGAGGATCGCGGGCGCGCCGATCTCCTGGGGTGTGTGCGAGGTGCCGGGCTGGGGCCATCAGCTGGATCGCGAGCGGGTGCTCTCGGAGATGCGCTCGCTCGGGCTGACCGCCACCGAGCTGGGCCCCGACGGCTTCCTGCCGCACTCGCCTGCCCGCAGGAAGGCCCTGCTCGACGAGTACGGCCTGCGGGCCGTCGGCGGCTTCGTCCCCGTCGTGCTGCACGAGCCCAGGCACGACCCGCTGCCTGGCGTGCGGGCCCGCATGCGCGACTTCGCCGAGGGCGACGTCGAGGTGCTGGTGCTGGCCGCCGACAGCGGCGCCGACGGCTACGACAGGAGGCCCCGGCTCGACGCCGCCGGATGGAAGACGCTGCTGGACAACCTGAAGCGGATCACGACCGCCGCCAAGGGCCTCGGCCCGCAGATCACCCTGCACCCGCACGTCGGAACCATGGTCGAGACGCGGGAGGAGGTCGAGCGCGTGCTGGACGGCTCCGCCGTACCGCTGTGCCTGGACACGGGGCACCTGCTGATCGGCGGCACCGACCCCCTCGAGCTGGTCAGGAGGGATCCGGGCAGGGTCAGGCACGTGCACCTGAAGGACGTCGACCAGAACCTCGCGGCGAAGGTCAGGGACGGGAGCCTCACCTACACCGAGGCGGTCCGGCAGGGCGTCTACCGCCCGCTGGGCCAGGGCGACGTGGACATCGCGGGGATCGTGACGATCCTCGGGCAAAGCGGCTACTCCGGCTGGTACGTGATGGAGCAGGACACGGTGCTCACCTCGGCGGAGGGCGACACCGTGCAGGACGTCAGGCAGAGCGTCGCCTTCCTGGAAGGACTCGCATGA
- a CDS encoding Gfo/Idh/MocA family oxidoreductase, whose translation MRVGLLGLGRIGAFHAETLAAHPLVDDLIVWDPVRTSPYGRQGDPFEADVMVIATPTSTHADLLIKACRRGIPVFCEKPVAPTVEETIKVLKASEGNRVQIGFQRRFDPGYVAAAKALRAGELGELHRVHLLTADPVPPPADYIPMSGGIYRDCHIHDFDILRWVTGREVATVYATGANRGADFFREAGDVDNSAALLTLDDGTLVTLQGSRYNGAGYDVRMELAGTRRTQVVGLDPRAPLTSAEGLQPPGDPWPDFVTRFRAAYVAEIDGFLTGDTSPCTIEDALAALYVAEAAERSRREGRSVAVEEVSR comes from the coding sequence ATGCGTGTCGGTCTGCTCGGTTTGGGAAGGATCGGAGCGTTTCACGCCGAGACTCTCGCCGCGCATCCGCTGGTGGACGACCTGATCGTGTGGGACCCCGTGCGCACCTCGCCGTACGGCAGGCAGGGCGACCCGTTCGAGGCCGACGTCATGGTCATCGCCACCCCCACCAGCACCCATGCCGACCTGCTGATCAAGGCCTGCCGCCGCGGGATCCCGGTGTTCTGCGAGAAGCCGGTCGCGCCGACGGTGGAAGAGACGATCAAGGTGCTGAAGGCGAGCGAGGGCAACCGCGTCCAGATCGGCTTCCAGCGCCGCTTCGACCCCGGTTACGTGGCCGCCGCGAAGGCCCTGCGCGCGGGGGAGCTGGGCGAGCTGCACCGCGTCCACCTGCTGACCGCCGATCCCGTGCCGCCGCCCGCCGACTACATCCCGATGTCCGGCGGCATCTACCGCGACTGCCACATCCATGATTTCGACATCCTGCGCTGGGTAACCGGACGTGAGGTGGCGACCGTCTACGCCACGGGCGCCAACAGGGGCGCCGACTTCTTCAGGGAGGCGGGCGACGTGGACAACAGCGCCGCGCTGCTGACGCTCGACGACGGCACGCTGGTGACGCTCCAGGGATCCAGGTACAACGGGGCCGGGTACGACGTCAGGATGGAGCTGGCCGGCACCCGCCGCACGCAGGTCGTGGGCCTCGACCCGCGGGCCCCGCTGACCAGCGCGGAGGGCCTGCAACCACCGGGGGATCCATGGCCCGACTTCGTCACCCGCTTCAGGGCGGCCTACGTCGCCGAGATCGACGGCTTCCTCACCGGCGACACGAGCCCCTGCACGATCGAGGACGCGCTCGCGGCGCTCTACGTCGCCGAGGCCGCGGAGAGGTCGCGCCGCGAGGGCAGGTCCGTCGCCGTCGAGGAGGTCAGCCGATGA
- a CDS encoding MFS transporter gives MRNRQARTATFAVFAVQGLSFATLLTQVAALQNKHGLTEGDLTLLLLVVPVLAGVGSVGAGALAARRGSKWLLRLAQPAVALAVVAAGLAATVPLLVAALVVFGLAVGAVDAGMNMQGVAVERRYGRAVLNGFHAAWSATSLAGALWVSLANGLGLALPVMMAIPMAIAVVGSLAAAPYLCTIDEEKSETAVAAPAGHLPWGPIIPLCLAMGFLYVGDAAVSNFHGVFMENILLAGGSVAPLAYGAYQAATLVVRLGGDVAVRRYGSAAIVRIGGAIATLGFAGVVLAPSQPLAIVAFGLTGMGLAVVAPQSFSAAGRLDPAGTGVAIARVNLFNYVGFIVGAALVGGLADATDMRVAFAAPLVLSAAIVVLARGFEPARPRPKV, from the coding sequence GTGCGCAACCGTCAGGCCAGAACGGCCACTTTCGCGGTATTCGCCGTACAGGGCCTGAGCTTCGCGACACTCCTGACCCAGGTCGCGGCCCTGCAGAACAAGCACGGCCTCACCGAAGGCGACCTCACCCTCCTGCTGCTCGTGGTTCCGGTGCTGGCCGGGGTCGGCAGCGTGGGAGCGGGCGCGCTCGCCGCGCGCAGGGGCAGCAAGTGGCTGCTGCGCCTCGCCCAGCCGGCCGTGGCCCTCGCGGTGGTCGCCGCGGGCCTGGCCGCCACCGTGCCGCTGCTGGTGGCCGCGCTCGTCGTCTTCGGGCTGGCGGTGGGCGCCGTCGACGCGGGCATGAACATGCAGGGCGTCGCCGTCGAGCGCAGGTACGGCAGGGCGGTGCTCAACGGCTTCCACGCGGCGTGGAGCGCGACCAGCCTGGCAGGGGCGCTGTGGGTGTCGCTGGCCAACGGGCTCGGCCTCGCCCTGCCCGTCATGATGGCGATCCCGATGGCGATCGCCGTCGTGGGGTCGCTGGCCGCCGCGCCGTACCTCTGCACGATCGACGAGGAGAAGTCCGAGACCGCGGTCGCGGCGCCCGCCGGGCACCTCCCGTGGGGGCCGATCATCCCGCTCTGCCTGGCGATGGGCTTCCTGTACGTCGGCGACGCGGCCGTGTCCAACTTCCACGGCGTGTTCATGGAGAACATCCTGCTCGCCGGGGGGAGCGTGGCGCCGCTGGCCTACGGCGCCTACCAGGCGGCCACCCTCGTCGTACGGCTCGGCGGCGACGTCGCGGTCAGGCGGTACGGCTCGGCGGCGATCGTGCGCATCGGCGGGGCGATCGCGACGCTCGGGTTCGCCGGGGTCGTGCTCGCGCCTTCGCAGCCGCTGGCGATCGTGGCGTTCGGGCTGACGGGGATGGGGCTCGCGGTGGTGGCGCCGCAGTCGTTCTCGGCGGCGGGGCGGCTGGATCCGGCGGGGACCGGGGTGGCGATCGCGCGCGTCAACCTGTTCAACTACGTCGGCTTCATCGTGGGGGCGGCGCTGGTGGGCGGGCTGGCCGACGCGACCGACATGCGGGTGGCGTTCGCGGCGCCGCTGGTGCTGTCGGCGGCGATCGTCGTGCTGGCCCGGGGGTTCGAACCGGCACGCCCCCGGCCCAAGGTCTGA
- a CDS encoding PLP-dependent aminotransferase family protein: protein MADLHIPIDRDRGAIAGQVATELREAIRQGRLEAGTRLPASRELAKDLSVSRGVVVEAYEQLVAEGFLIARVGAGTVVAATARREPARPLERAPYYGHRPTSPDLGGFPRERWLAAVRHVLTTVPSDAFDYGDPGGVPELREELASYLKRVRAADVSADNLVIVGGVAQGLSLILHVLRSPKLAVEDPTSHRQVPLLRRTGAELVPIPVDEEGLRVERLRGVGAVLLTPAHQYPTGVVLSPARRAALMEWGGVVLEDDYDAEFRFDRDPVGCLQGLAPDRVILSGSVSKSLAPGLRLGWIAAPPDLAEAVRQARGELDLGSPVIEQYALAHLLRTGGYDRNLRRMRREYRKRRDALVRALAEHLPELVVRGIEAGLHVYLDLPEGWDEAEVVAAAQAEGLSAEPVGPMRFSEGPPAMVMGFARLPAHHADDVIRRMKVSMSGQRKG, encoded by the coding sequence TTGGCTGATCTCCACATCCCGATCGACAGGGACAGGGGCGCCATCGCGGGGCAGGTGGCGACCGAGCTGAGGGAGGCCATCAGGCAGGGCAGGCTGGAGGCGGGAACCCGCCTGCCGGCCAGCCGCGAGCTGGCCAAGGATCTCAGCGTCTCCAGGGGCGTGGTCGTCGAAGCCTACGAGCAGCTGGTCGCCGAGGGCTTCCTCATCGCCAGGGTCGGCGCCGGCACGGTGGTCGCCGCGACCGCCCGCAGGGAGCCGGCGCGGCCGCTGGAGCGCGCGCCCTACTACGGTCACCGTCCCACCTCGCCCGACCTGGGCGGCTTCCCCCGCGAGCGCTGGCTGGCCGCGGTCAGGCACGTGCTGACCACGGTGCCGAGCGACGCCTTCGACTACGGCGATCCAGGGGGCGTCCCCGAGCTGCGCGAGGAATTGGCGAGCTATCTCAAGCGCGTGCGCGCCGCCGACGTCAGCGCCGACAACCTGGTGATCGTCGGCGGCGTGGCCCAGGGGCTCAGCCTGATCCTGCACGTGCTGCGGAGCCCGAAGCTCGCGGTCGAGGACCCCACAAGTCACCGCCAGGTCCCGCTGCTCCGGCGCACCGGCGCCGAGCTGGTGCCGATCCCCGTGGACGAGGAGGGGCTACGGGTGGAGCGCCTGCGCGGGGTCGGCGCCGTGCTCCTCACGCCCGCCCACCAGTACCCCACGGGTGTGGTGCTGTCGCCCGCGCGCAGGGCCGCGCTGATGGAGTGGGGCGGCGTGGTGCTCGAGGACGACTACGACGCCGAGTTCAGGTTCGACCGCGACCCCGTCGGCTGCCTGCAGGGTCTCGCGCCCGACAGGGTGATCCTGTCGGGCAGCGTCAGCAAGTCGCTGGCCCCCGGGCTCCGGCTGGGCTGGATCGCCGCCCCTCCCGACCTGGCCGAGGCCGTACGGCAGGCGCGCGGTGAGCTCGACCTCGGCTCGCCGGTCATCGAGCAGTACGCGCTGGCCCACCTCCTGCGCACCGGCGGCTACGACCGCAACCTGCGCAGGATGCGCAGGGAGTACAGGAAGCGCCGCGACGCCCTGGTCAGAGCGCTGGCCGAGCACCTGCCCGAGTTGGTCGTCCGCGGGATCGAGGCGGGCCTGCACGTCTACCTCGACCTGCCGGAGGGGTGGGACGAGGCCGAGGTGGTCGCCGCGGCCCAGGCCGAGGGGCTGTCGGCCGAGCCGGTCGGCCCGATGCGCTTCTCCGAGGGGCCGCCCGCGATGGTGATGGGATTCGCCCGTCTGCCCGCCCATCACGCCGATGACGTGATCAGACGCATGAAGGTCAGTATGTCTGGACAAAGAAAGGGATAG
- the iolD gene encoding 3D-(3,5/4)-trihydroxycyclohexane-1,2-dione acylhydrolase (decyclizing), with product MRLTVAQALVRFLSQQHSSRDGVEHRLVEGCFGIFGHGNVAGIGQALAAQGAGTSSALPYYLARNEQAMVHTAVGFARMRNRLSTFACTSSIGPGATNMVTGAALATINRIPVLLLPGDIFATRVANPVLQELEDPRSLDVSVNDAFRPVSRYFDRINRPEQLPSALMQAMRVLTDPAETGAVTLALPQDVQAESFDWPAELFEHRVWHVARPVPEPAALERALELIRSAERPLIVAGGGVIYSEAWDALRAFSAEYGVPVAETQAGKGALPWDSPLSVGAIGHTGTAAANELARSADLVIGIGTRYSDFTTASRTLFGRARFLNINVTAFDAAKNGAVMLVADARAALEALRPDGWRAPASWTSHAASLAASWWSFRAGPSLTQEAVLEDLREVMHPTDVVVNAAGSMPGDLHRLWKVSDAKGYHVEYGYSCMGYEIAGGLGVKLAAPAREVFVLVGDGSYLMMAQEIATAVQEGMKLVIVLVDNHGFASIGNLSESVGAQRLGTAYRLRGASGELDGVYVPVDLAANAASLGADVLRADDRESLRAALTKAREAVRTTVVYVETVPGGSAPSSGAWWDVPVAQQPGEIYDRYQQAKRDQHPYL from the coding sequence ATGAGGCTCACGGTCGCCCAGGCGCTGGTGCGCTTCCTGTCCCAGCAGCACTCCTCGCGCGACGGCGTCGAGCACCGGCTCGTCGAGGGCTGCTTCGGGATCTTCGGGCACGGGAACGTCGCGGGCATCGGGCAGGCGCTGGCCGCGCAGGGGGCGGGGACGTCGTCGGCGTTGCCCTACTATCTGGCCCGCAACGAGCAGGCCATGGTGCACACGGCGGTGGGCTTCGCCAGGATGCGCAACAGGCTGTCCACCTTCGCGTGCACGAGCTCCATCGGGCCGGGCGCGACGAACATGGTCACCGGCGCCGCCCTCGCCACGATCAACCGCATCCCCGTGCTGCTGCTGCCCGGCGACATCTTCGCCACGCGGGTGGCCAACCCCGTGCTGCAGGAGCTCGAGGACCCCCGCTCGCTCGACGTCAGCGTGAACGACGCCTTCAGGCCCGTCTCGCGCTACTTCGACAGGATCAACCGGCCGGAGCAGCTGCCGTCCGCGCTCATGCAGGCGATGCGGGTGCTCACCGATCCCGCCGAGACCGGCGCGGTGACGCTGGCGCTGCCCCAGGACGTGCAGGCGGAGTCCTTCGACTGGCCCGCCGAGCTCTTCGAGCACAGGGTGTGGCACGTCGCGCGGCCCGTCCCCGAGCCGGCCGCGCTGGAACGCGCGCTCGAGCTGATCCGCTCCGCCGAGCGTCCGCTCATCGTGGCGGGCGGCGGGGTGATCTACAGCGAGGCGTGGGACGCGCTGCGCGCCTTCTCCGCCGAGTACGGCGTTCCCGTGGCCGAGACCCAGGCGGGCAAGGGCGCGCTCCCGTGGGACTCGCCGCTGTCCGTGGGCGCCATCGGCCACACGGGGACGGCTGCCGCCAACGAGCTGGCCCGCTCGGCCGACCTGGTGATCGGCATCGGCACCCGGTACAGCGACTTCACCACGGCCTCCAGGACACTGTTCGGCCGGGCGCGCTTCCTCAACATCAACGTGACAGCCTTCGACGCGGCCAAGAACGGCGCGGTCATGCTCGTCGCCGACGCCCGGGCCGCGCTGGAGGCGCTCCGCCCGGACGGCTGGCGGGCGCCCGCGTCGTGGACTTCGCACGCCGCCTCGCTGGCCGCCTCGTGGTGGTCGTTCCGCGCGGGGCCCTCGCTCACCCAGGAGGCGGTCCTGGAGGACCTGCGAGAGGTCATGCACCCGACGGACGTGGTGGTGAACGCGGCGGGCTCCATGCCGGGGGATCTCCACAGGCTGTGGAAGGTCAGCGACGCGAAGGGCTACCACGTCGAGTACGGGTACTCCTGCATGGGCTACGAGATCGCCGGTGGGCTCGGCGTCAAGCTGGCGGCTCCGGCTCGTGAGGTCTTCGTCCTGGTAGGCGACGGCTCGTACCTGATGATGGCCCAGGAGATCGCCACGGCCGTCCAGGAGGGGATGAAGCTGGTGATCGTCCTGGTCGACAACCACGGCTTCGCCTCCATCGGGAACCTGTCGGAGTCGGTCGGCGCCCAGCGGCTCGGCACCGCCTACCGGCTGCGGGGAGCCTCGGGGGAGCTGGACGGGGTCTACGTGCCCGTCGACCTGGCGGCGAACGCGGCGTCACTGGGGGCCGACGTGCTCAGGGCCGACGACAGGGAGTCGCTGCGGGCGGCGCTGACGAAGGCGCGTGAGGCGGTCAGGACGACGGTGGTCTACGTGGAGACGGTCCCCGGCGGCTCGGCGCCTTCGTCGGGAGCGTGGTGGGACGTGCCCGTGGCCCAGCAGCCCGGCGAGATCTACGACCGCTACCAGCAGGCCAAACGCGACCAGCACCCCTACCTGTAA
- a CDS encoding Cgl0159 family (beta/alpha)8-fold protein translates to MGDYRWIQEIRARQPERIAQAAAVRRRRPLLGERDQLMIIAADHPARGALGVGGRPLAMGSRVELLDRLRTALARPGVDGLLATPDIVEDLLLLGALDDKVVIGSMNRGGIQGAVFEFDDRFTAYDTASIVRMRLDGGKMLCRIALDEPGTAATLSACARAVSELAGEGLVAMVEPFWSRRSGHDLTPEGVIRAISVGQGLGTTSAHTWLKIPVVEDMERVMRATTLPTLLLGGDPGDAPDLAYAAWRKALRLPGVRGLVVGRALLYPPDDDVAAAVDTAVAMLEVS, encoded by the coding sequence GTGGGTGACTACCGGTGGATCCAGGAGATCAGGGCCAGGCAGCCCGAGCGGATCGCCCAGGCGGCGGCCGTGCGCAGGCGCAGGCCGCTGCTCGGCGAGCGTGACCAGCTCATGATCATCGCCGCCGACCATCCCGCGCGCGGCGCGCTCGGCGTCGGCGGACGTCCCCTGGCGATGGGCAGCAGGGTCGAGCTGCTCGACCGGCTGCGGACCGCGCTCGCCAGACCGGGTGTGGACGGCCTGCTGGCCACCCCTGACATCGTCGAGGACCTGCTGCTGCTCGGCGCCCTCGACGACAAGGTTGTCATCGGCTCGATGAACCGCGGCGGCATCCAGGGCGCGGTGTTCGAGTTCGACGACAGATTCACCGCCTACGACACGGCCTCGATCGTGCGGATGCGGCTTGACGGGGGCAAGATGCTGTGCAGGATCGCCCTGGACGAGCCGGGCACCGCGGCCACGCTGTCCGCCTGCGCTCGGGCGGTCAGCGAGCTGGCAGGGGAGGGACTGGTCGCCATGGTCGAGCCGTTCTGGTCGCGGCGCTCGGGCCACGACCTGACGCCCGAGGGCGTGATCAGGGCGATCAGCGTCGGCCAGGGGCTCGGCACCACCTCGGCCCACACCTGGCTGAAGATCCCCGTCGTCGAGGACATGGAGCGCGTCATGCGCGCCACGACGCTGCCGACGCTGCTGCTCGGTGGCGATCCGGGCGACGCCCCCGACCTGGCCTACGCGGCGTGGCGCAAGGCGCTCAGGCTGCCCGGGGTGCGCGGGCTCGTGGTCGGCCGCGCGCTGCTCTACCCGCCCGACGACGACGTGGCCGCCGCCGTCGACACCGCAGTAGCGATGCTGGAGGTCTCATGA
- the iolC gene encoding 5-dehydro-2-deoxygluconokinase, protein MIDVLTMGRVGVDVYPLQVGVSLREVETFGKYLGGSPTNVAVAAARLGDRAAVITRTGADPFGEFVHDALRSYGVDDSFVTAVEGLPTPVTFCEIRPPDDFPLYFYRLPKAPDLVIHPDELPIAHIRQARLFWATVTGLSAEPSRAAHFAAWQARDRKTHTVLDLDYRPMFWASAQDAMHQVRKALGHVTVAVGNLDEVEVATGTREPYEAGKALLDAGVELAVVKQGGAGVLGMTATETIAVPPVEVEVVNGLGAGDAFGGALAHGLLAGWPLERTLRFANTAGAIVAGRLACAPAMPTVEEVLARG, encoded by the coding sequence ATGATCGACGTCCTGACGATGGGGCGGGTCGGGGTGGACGTCTATCCCCTCCAGGTCGGGGTGTCGCTGCGGGAGGTCGAGACGTTCGGCAAGTACCTGGGCGGCAGCCCGACCAACGTCGCGGTGGCGGCGGCACGGCTCGGCGACCGCGCGGCGGTGATCACCAGGACGGGCGCCGACCCGTTCGGGGAGTTCGTCCACGACGCCCTGCGCTCCTACGGGGTGGACGACTCCTTCGTCACCGCCGTCGAGGGGCTGCCGACCCCGGTGACGTTCTGCGAGATCAGGCCGCCCGACGACTTCCCGCTCTACTTCTACCGGCTGCCCAAGGCCCCCGATCTGGTGATCCATCCCGACGAGCTGCCCATCGCGCACATCAGGCAGGCCAGGCTCTTCTGGGCGACCGTCACGGGGCTGTCGGCGGAGCCGTCGCGCGCCGCGCACTTCGCCGCGTGGCAGGCGCGAGACCGTAAGACGCACACGGTGCTCGACCTCGACTACCGGCCGATGTTCTGGGCCTCGGCGCAGGACGCCATGCACCAGGTCCGCAAGGCGCTGGGGCACGTCACCGTCGCCGTGGGCAACCTGGACGAGGTCGAGGTGGCCACCGGGACCCGCGAGCCGTACGAGGCGGGGAAGGCGCTGCTGGATGCCGGCGTGGAGCTGGCGGTGGTGAAGCAGGGCGGGGCCGGCGTGCTCGGCATGACCGCGACGGAGACGATCGCGGTGCCCCCGGTCGAGGTCGAGGTGGTCAACGGGCTCGGCGCGGGCGACGCCTTCGGTGGCGCGCTGGCCCATGGGCTGTTGGCCGGCTGGCCGCTGGAGCGGACGCTGCGCTTCGCCAACACGGCGGGCGCGATCGTGGCGGGACGGCTGGCCTGCGCCCCCGCGATGCCCACTGTCGAGGAGGTGCTCGCCCGTGGGTGA
- the iolB gene encoding 5-deoxy-glucuronate isomerase: MTYIPAGTTSRAPWALEITPEAAGWAYCGLRVLNLSGETVTFHTGSSEMLVLPLSGSCLIEADGERLSLHGRSSVFSDVTDFGYVPIDTEVTVTGEGRFALPAARATRRFPVRYGPAEKVPVEIRGAGRASRQVNNFCAPDAFDCDKLVSVEVLTPGGNWSSYPPHKHDTASAHEAVLEEIYYFEGGPGYQRVYGGHEVLAEVSAGDVVLVPRGYHGPSMAAPGYDLYYLNVLAGPADERSMAFCDDPRHAWIRGTWEQQQVDDRVPFGRAG; the protein is encoded by the coding sequence ATGACGTACATCCCGGCAGGCACCACCTCCCGCGCCCCGTGGGCGCTGGAGATCACCCCGGAGGCCGCCGGGTGGGCCTACTGCGGGCTGCGGGTCCTGAACCTCTCGGGGGAGACCGTCACCTTCCATACCGGTTCGTCGGAGATGCTGGTGCTCCCGCTGTCCGGCTCGTGCCTCATCGAGGCCGACGGCGAACGGCTGTCGCTGCACGGCCGTTCGTCGGTCTTCTCGGACGTCACCGACTTCGGCTACGTGCCGATCGACACCGAGGTGACGGTGACGGGGGAGGGCCGCTTCGCGCTGCCCGCCGCGCGGGCCACCCGCCGCTTCCCGGTCAGGTACGGCCCCGCCGAGAAGGTCCCCGTCGAGATCCGCGGCGCCGGGCGGGCCTCCAGGCAGGTCAACAACTTCTGCGCGCCCGACGCCTTCGACTGCGACAAGCTCGTCTCGGTCGAGGTGCTCACCCCGGGAGGGAACTGGTCCTCCTATCCGCCGCACAAGCACGACACCGCCTCCGCCCACGAGGCGGTGCTCGAGGAGATCTACTACTTCGAGGGCGGCCCCGGCTACCAGCGCGTCTACGGCGGGCACGAGGTGCTGGCCGAGGTGTCGGCAGGCGACGTGGTGCTGGTGCCGCGCGGCTACCACGGGCCCTCCATGGCGGCTCCCGGTTACGACCTCTACTACCTCAACGTGCTGGCGGGCCCCGCCGACGAGCGGTCGATGGCGTTCTGCGACGACCCCCGGCACGCCTGGATCAGAGGGACCTGGGAACAGCAGCAGGTCGACGACAGGGTGCCCTTCGGGAGGGCCGGATGA